From the genome of Meleagris gallopavo isolate NT-WF06-2002-E0010 breed Aviagen turkey brand Nicholas breeding stock chromosome 24, Turkey_5.1, whole genome shotgun sequence, one region includes:
- the LOC104914215 gene encoding uncharacterized protein FLJ45252, producing the protein MKTQPSAESDYATRDGPSSNSSFYSSEGEGTDHEGDILDCSGSRPLLLDSEEEEESCRPGAGFLQAGPKERRDVSREQHPHTQAAEMPFPAFQSHSGEVFNEPDVFATAPFRSSRKAPDEADVFTKAPFISKGSVALRHPEEADVFLRAPFTKKKSMEELLSHSVPKEPLTFLSPAADVQHRTTPAFQSLDAVVSGPSARLQYPSGFALLANLAPSVRATDEHSPPADIQPELSERSPAQPGPQECMLGPVANSRPFRPQALSKYSRHYSPEDGPGLDVQPIAAYKVVSQTNSVPKEKGNLLLFVLPLVQNPDAVLGGKIVLSLASKGCSWSLENFVERFRLGSPVASTQFLTKHHED; encoded by the exons ATGAAAACGCAGCCCAGTGCTGAGTCCGACTATGCCACACGTGACGGCCCTTCAAGCAACAGCTCCTTCTACAGTAGTGAAGGTGAGGGGACAGACCACGAAGGGGACATTTTGGATTGCAGTGGCTCCAGGCCTTTGCTGCTGGATTcggaagaggaggaggaaagctgCAGGCCAGGTGCGGGCTTCCTGCAGGCTGGGCCCAAGGAGAGGAGGGACGTTTCCAGGGAGCAGCATCCCCACACGCAGGCGGCAGAGATGCCGTTCCCTGCCTTCCAGTCGCACTCTGGGGAGGTTTTTAACGAACCTGATGTCTTTGCCACGGCTCCTTTCCGCAGCTCCAGGAAAGCACCCGATGAGGCAGACGTCTTCACCAAAGCTCCTTTCATCTCCAAGGGCAGTGTGGCTCTCCGACACCCAGAGGAAGCGGATGTGTTCCTCAGAGCCCCTTTCACCAAAAAGAAGAGCATGGAGGAGCTGTTGTCTCACAGTGTGCCCAAGGAACCACTCACATTCCTCAGCCCAGCAGCCGATGTCCAGCACAGAACCACCCCTGCGTTCCAAAGCCTGGATGCAGTGGTCTCCGGGCCATCAGCAAGGCTGCAGTATCCTTCaggctttgctctgctggccaACCTTGCTCCTTCTGTGAGAGCAACAGACGagcacagccctcctgcagaTATACAACCAGAGCTCAGCGAgcgcagcccagcccagcccggCCCTCAGGAATGCATGCTGGGCCCGGTGGCGAACAGTCGGCCTTTCCGTCCACAGGCCTTGTCCAAGTACTCCCGTCACTACAGCCCAGAAGATGGGCCTGGTCTCGACGTCCAACCCATCGCTGCTTACAAAGTGGTTTCTCAGACCAACAG TGTTCCCAAAGAGAAAGGCAACttgttgctgtttgttctgCCTTTGGTGCAGAATCCTGATGCCGTGCTTGGTGGAAAAATAGTGCTATCCCTGGCCAGCAAAGGCT GTTCCTGGTCACTGGAGAACTTCGTGGAGCGCTTTCGGCTCGGCTCCCCCGTGGCCTCGACGCAGTTCCTCACCAAACACCACGAGGATTAG